CTTCCACCGCGCAACTCGCACCCAAGTATAAATCTACAGCTCCAAAACCAGAGTATGCCGGAACACCATCTAACCAGCAACGGCGAATTTTGATCGGCGGGTCAGTATGTCCTAGGTTAATAATTGCACCACTAGATTCCATTGGCTCAAAAGTGCCAGTGGTAATGACATCAACTTCTTTGGCAACTTTGGCTACACCTACTTCTACAACTCTTGCCTTTAATTCTTCAGCAGTTAGCACTACCGCCTGTTTGTGGCTGATTTTGTGATTTATCTCCGCAATTGTTCGCATATTGATAGTAGCTAATTAACAGAGCTATAACAGGATTGCTGCTTTATGAGTATTTAGTAACAGCTTGTTGAGATGAGAAGACAAGGGAAGTCAACAACCAGGGGTGTAAGAGTATGAGGGTGTAAGGGTGTAATACCCTTTCACAAAAATCCTGATACATTTGACTTCCCCTACTTCCCGTTTTCCTTCTTGATTTTGTACACAGAAACAGGCTAGTGTGTCGAGTAAATATTCTTAGTCGTGATCATATGCATCTTGAGAAAGTTCCCTAAACTCCAAAATTCATAGGAGACTAGAGAAAATAAAGTCGGTCTTATGAATCTTAAGGCAGCAAGTGGTGCAAATAGATAAGGAGGATTTATGCGTGCAGTACTGATGGCAGGTGGTTCAGGAACGCGGCTGCGTCCACTGACTTGTGATCTGCCCAAACCAATGGTGCCTATCTTGAATCGACCCATTGCCGAACATATTATCAATCTTCTCAAACGGCATCAAATAACAGAAGTGGTTGCCACACTTCATTATTTACCCGATGTCATGCGAGATTACTTCCAAGATGGCAGTGACTTTGGCGTACAAATGACCTATGCCGTAGAAGAAGACCAGCCCTTAGGTACTGCGGGTTGCGTGAAAAATATTGCCGAACTTCTTGACGACACCTTTTTAGTAATTAGCGGCGATAGTATCACAGATTTCGACCTGACAGCAGCAATTCAATATCATAAACAAAAGAAGTCTAAAGCAACTTTAGTTTTAACCCGTGTGCCCAACCCGATGGAGTTTGGGGTGGTAATTACTGATGAAGAAAGTCGAATTCGTAGATTTTTAGAAAAACCCTCTACGAGTGAAATTTTCTCCGACACTGTTAACACTGGTACATACATTCTGGAACCAGAAGTTTTGGAATATCTGCCAGCAAACCAAGAATCCGACTTTTCTAAAGATTTGTTTCCGTTGCTATTGGAAAAGAATGAGCCAATGTACGGTTACATTGCCGAAGGTTATTGGTTTGATGTCGGTCACTTAGATGCTTATCGTGAAGCGCAGTACGATGGGTTATATCACAAAGTCAAACTGGACTTTGACTATAACGAAGTTTCTCCTGGCTTGTGGGTAGGTCAAAACACTTTTATTGACCCAGCTGCTAAGATTGATACTCCAGCAGTTATTGGTGATAATTGCCGCATTGGGGCAAGAGTACATATTGAAGCCGGAACCGTCATTGGGGATAATATCACTATTGGTTCTGACGCCAATCTCAAACGTCCGATTGTTTGGAATGGAGCGATTCTTGGTGAGGAGGCACAACTGACTGCTTGTGTCATTTGCCGTGGTGCGCGTGTAGACCGCCGTGCCCATGTCTTAGAAGGTGCTGTGGTTGGTTCGCTTTCTACTGTAGGAGAAGAAGCCCAAATTAGCCCATTTGTGCGTGTTTGGCCCAGTAAAAAGATTGAGTCTGGGGCAATTTTAAATATTAATTTGATTTGGGGTAATACTGCACAACGTAATTTATTTGGGCAACGAGGCGTCCAAGGGCTAGCCAATATTGACATCACCCCAGAATTTGCTGTGAAGTTGGGAGCCGCATATGGTTCAACCTTGAAACCGGGTTCTCGCGTAACAGTTTCTCGTGACCAACGTAATGTCTCTCGCATGGTCACTCGCTCATTAATTGCTGGTTTGATGTCAGTAGGTATCGAGATTCAGAACCTAGATGCCACAGCTATTCCAATAGCTCGTACAGTGATACCTACCATGAGCGTCAGTGGTGGAATTCATGTGCGAATGCATCCAGATCGCCCCGACTACATCCTGATTGAGTTTATGGATGCTAAGGGAATTAATATCACCAAATCCGCAGAAAAGAAAATCGAAGGAGCGTACTTCAAAGAAGATATGCGGCGGGCGCAAATTCATGAAATTGGTGATGTTGCTTACCCCAGTCAGGTGATGGATCGATACTGTACCGCTTTTGAGAAGCTGTTGCATATTGAAAGTATTCGCAACAGTCGGGCGAAAGTCGTCATTGATTACGTTTATGCAGTATCTGGAGCTGTGTTACCCCAAATGCTAGATAAGTTTGGGGCTGACGCAGTAGTGTTGAATGCAAGTCTCAATAAAGCAGCTATGTCAGCAATTGAGCGCGAAGCACTTTTGACTCAGCTTGGTCAAGTGGTGGAGGTGTTGAAAGCGAACTTTGGTGTTCAGATTTCCGCGAATGGAGAACAACTCATTCTGGTTGATGAATCTGGCATTCCTATTCGTGGGGAAATGTTAACAGCGCTGATGATAGACATGATGTTAACTGCTCACCCCAGAGGAACAGTCGTGGTGCCAGTTAATGCTTCTAGTGCGGTAGAACAAATTGCTCGTCGCCATGATGGTAAGGTCATTCGCACAAAGGCAAATCCTGCAGCACTCATGGAGGCTTGTCAGAAAAATTCCAATGTAGTATTGGGTGGTAATGGCGACATTGGCTTTATTGTGCCGCAATTGCATCCTGGATTTGATGCTATGTTCTGCGCTGCCAAACTGATTGAGATGCTGACGATACAAGAGCGCTCTCTTGCCTCTGTGCGGTCAGAATTGCCCCGTGTGGTTCACAAAACATATACAGTACGTTGCCCTTGGACTGTCAAAGGAGCGCTGATGCGCTACTTGGTGGAAACTCACCCAGCTGAAAACTTGGAGCTAATTGACGGAGTGAAAATTTGTCAACCGTATGATGACAGTTGGGTGTTAGTGTTGCCAGATGCAAGTGAGCCTGTAGTCCATTTGTACGCAAACGCCAACGATCGCGATTGGGTAGATGAATCATTAAGACAATACCGTGCTCGCGTACAGGCGTTTGTTGAAACAGAAGAAGAACAAGCTCTTGGTGAAGTGTAATTAATGACACAAATGACTGATGGCTCCTAGTCATGAGTCATTTGTGTTCACTCCTGCGCAATTCATGACAAGTTAAGAAAAAGCAGGATTTGTCAAGGAGATAGGAATCTGAGCAACATTTGATTCAGCCATAAAGATTTGTTGGATGGGTTATATCAAGTTTGCTTAATTACCCCCATAATAAAAAACCTCACCCCTTCCCCTCTCCTTATTAAGGAGAGGGGTACCCGATAATGCGGGGTGAGGTTTTAGGGTAATTAAGAGTAATTAAGCGGACATAATATTATTCTCTTAACTCTCTTATCTTCTCAGCAATACTTTCTAACACCCCAGAAAAATTTCCATACACGTCATTATTGGTAAATCTGATAAATGTAATTTTGGCTGATTCAATAAACTCTTGTCTTGCCTTATCGTATTCAACAGCACCCTTTTCAAAATGGCTTTCACCGTCAATTTCTATCGCCAGCCTCAACTCAGGACTATAGAAATCTATAACAAACTTATCTACACTATATTGTCTACGAAATTTACAGTTTTCAAGTTGTCTATCTCTAAGTTTCTCCCAAAGAAGCGTCTCACATTTTGTAATATTTTGGCGCAATAGTCGCCTTTTCTCTTTTTCACTATCTTTGTTATAAAGTTGAGTCATTTTAACTTCAATATTTTTAAACTTATACAAAAAAAGCTTATTTCTTTTCAGTTCCCTCTCGTTTATTCCGGTTCCCTCTCCTTTATAAGGAGAGGGTTAGGGTGAGGTAAAACGCCACAATATAATAACGTCACCCCGCGCTTCACCGTACCCTCTGGTTGGTAACCTCACCCCGCCCTACGGGCACCCCTCTCCTTATTAAGGAGAGGGGAACAGGTAAAACGCCACAATATAATAACGTCACCCCGCGCTTCACCGTACTCCTCTGGTTGGTAACCTCACCCCGCCCTACGGGCACCCCTCTCCTTATTAAGGAGAGGGGAACAGGTAAAACGCCACAATATAATAACGTCACCCCGCGCTTCACCGTACTCCTCTGGTTGGTAACCTCACCCCGCCCTACGGGCACCCCTCTCCTTATTAAGGAGAGGGGAACAGGTAAAACGCCACAATATAATAACGTCACCCCGCGCTTCACCGTACTCCTCTGGTTGGTAACCTCACCCCGCCCTACGGGCACCCCTCTCCTTATTAAGGAGAGGGGAACAGGTAAAACGCCACAATATAATAACGTCACCCCGCGCTTCACCGTACTCCTCTGGTTGGTAACCTCACCCCGCCCTACGGGCACCCCTCTCCTTATTAAGGAGAGGGGAACAGGTAAAACGCCACAATATAATAACGTCACCCCGCGCTTCACCGTACTCCTCTGGTTGGTAACCTCACCCCGCCCTACGGGCACCCCTCTCCTTATTAAGGAGAGGGGAACAGGTAAAACGCCACAATATAATAACGTCACCCCGCGCTTCACCGTACTCCTCTGGTTGGTAACCTCACCCCGCCCTACGGGCACCCCTCTCCTTATTAAGGAGAGGGGAACAGGTAAAACGCCACAACATAATAACCTCAGCCCGTGCTTCACCGTACTCCTCTGGTTAGCTACCTCACCCCGCCCTACGGGCACCCCTCTCCTTATTAAGGAGAGGGGAACAGGTAAAACGCCACAATATAATAACGTCACCCCGCGCTTCACCGTACTCCTCTGGTTGGTAACCTCACCCCGCCCTACGGGCACCCCTCT
This portion of the Brasilonema sennae CENA114 genome encodes:
- a CDS encoding endonuclease domain-containing protein, coding for MTQLYNKDSEKEKRRLLRQNITKCETLLWEKLRDRQLENCKFRRQYSVDKFVIDFYSPELRLAIEIDGESHFEKGAVEYDKARQEFIESAKITFIRFTNNDVYGNFSGVLESIAEKIRELRE
- a CDS encoding mannose-1-phosphate guanyltransferase; translated protein: MRAVLMAGGSGTRLRPLTCDLPKPMVPILNRPIAEHIINLLKRHQITEVVATLHYLPDVMRDYFQDGSDFGVQMTYAVEEDQPLGTAGCVKNIAELLDDTFLVISGDSITDFDLTAAIQYHKQKKSKATLVLTRVPNPMEFGVVITDEESRIRRFLEKPSTSEIFSDTVNTGTYILEPEVLEYLPANQESDFSKDLFPLLLEKNEPMYGYIAEGYWFDVGHLDAYREAQYDGLYHKVKLDFDYNEVSPGLWVGQNTFIDPAAKIDTPAVIGDNCRIGARVHIEAGTVIGDNITIGSDANLKRPIVWNGAILGEEAQLTACVICRGARVDRRAHVLEGAVVGSLSTVGEEAQISPFVRVWPSKKIESGAILNINLIWGNTAQRNLFGQRGVQGLANIDITPEFAVKLGAAYGSTLKPGSRVTVSRDQRNVSRMVTRSLIAGLMSVGIEIQNLDATAIPIARTVIPTMSVSGGIHVRMHPDRPDYILIEFMDAKGINITKSAEKKIEGAYFKEDMRRAQIHEIGDVAYPSQVMDRYCTAFEKLLHIESIRNSRAKVVIDYVYAVSGAVLPQMLDKFGADAVVLNASLNKAAMSAIEREALLTQLGQVVEVLKANFGVQISANGEQLILVDESGIPIRGEMLTALMIDMMLTAHPRGTVVVPVNASSAVEQIARRHDGKVIRTKANPAALMEACQKNSNVVLGGNGDIGFIVPQLHPGFDAMFCAAKLIEMLTIQERSLASVRSELPRVVHKTYTVRCPWTVKGALMRYLVETHPAENLELIDGVKICQPYDDSWVLVLPDASEPVVHLYANANDRDWVDESLRQYRARVQAFVETEEEQALGEV